Proteins from a genomic interval of uncultured Methanocorpusculum sp.:
- a CDS encoding MMPL family transporter, translating to MIDISGTILQKRKQVIIITLLIAVLCLILIPQVSVNYNIIDYLPDEAPSTIALDVMNEEFTQGVPNARIIVPDITIPEALELKEQFAAVDGVEEVTWLDDAVSLDVSFETLDKDTVEAYYKNNTALFSITLDNEKATSAVNELAEIAGDDAAMSGLSVSSTFSKGTLSSDIVKIFLIAIPFILAILFLTTTSWFEPFLLMFTIGVAIIINMGTNIIFGEISFITQGVAAILQLAIALDYGIFVLYRFTEIRKDGIPVCDAMKHALVKSISSVTACGIATLIGFAALILMRIRIGPDLGLVLTKGIVISLLCVFTLLPALTLVCSKLIEKTQHRSFIPDLRKLAKGIVKLSFPALIIFALIVIPSVLAIDNNDYVYFDLFSDERTAIGQDAIAITDTFGGASSLVLMVPKGNLAEEKEVLDQIEEIPNVVSVISYVGTVGAEIPQEYIPGSTLSELESANYSRMIITVDTSLEDPESFAAIEKIRAIGEDHYPGAWYLAGEIANAYDMKSFIEEDNLKIEAVGIIAICIVILIAFRSFSLPLILVLVIKSAIWINCALPYFQGEQMFYISYLVISSLQLGITVDYAIMFTSRYVEFRKLHPKREAVELTISKAVISILVSACILLVAGLALWIFSSNALLSEVGMLVGRGSILSILAVLFVLPALLLIFDKIIQKTSLNMQFVPDKTGV from the coding sequence ATGATAGACATCTCCGGAACCATCCTGCAAAAAAGAAAACAGGTTATTATCATAACCCTGCTGATCGCCGTTCTCTGTCTGATTCTGATACCGCAGGTCTCCGTAAACTACAATATCATTGATTATCTCCCCGACGAAGCTCCCTCAACCATCGCTCTTGATGTGATGAACGAGGAGTTCACGCAGGGAGTGCCCAATGCACGTATTATTGTGCCGGACATCACGATACCGGAAGCACTTGAACTGAAAGAACAATTCGCTGCCGTCGACGGTGTCGAAGAGGTAACATGGCTCGATGATGCCGTCTCTCTTGACGTATCGTTCGAAACCCTCGACAAAGATACCGTCGAAGCGTATTACAAAAACAACACCGCCCTTTTCAGCATCACCCTCGACAACGAAAAAGCCACTTCCGCCGTCAACGAACTTGCAGAAATTGCCGGTGACGATGCCGCCATGTCGGGCCTCTCCGTCTCCTCGACCTTCTCGAAAGGGACGCTTTCAAGCGATATCGTCAAAATCTTCCTGATTGCGATACCGTTTATCCTTGCCATTCTCTTCCTGACGACCACTTCATGGTTCGAACCTTTTCTCCTGATGTTCACGATTGGGGTTGCCATCATCATCAACATGGGAACCAATATCATTTTCGGAGAAATTTCGTTCATCACGCAGGGAGTCGCGGCTATTCTGCAGCTTGCAATCGCTCTTGATTATGGAATTTTCGTTTTGTACCGGTTCACCGAGATCCGCAAAGACGGGATCCCGGTCTGCGATGCGATGAAGCATGCCCTCGTCAAATCCATCAGTTCGGTCACCGCATGCGGTATTGCCACGCTGATCGGGTTTGCCGCCCTCATCCTGATGAGGATCCGGATCGGTCCGGATCTCGGTCTTGTTCTGACGAAGGGAATCGTCATCAGTCTCCTCTGCGTTTTCACGCTTCTGCCGGCGCTCACCCTCGTCTGCAGCAAACTCATTGAAAAGACCCAGCACCGTTCGTTCATTCCCGATCTGAGAAAACTTGCAAAAGGCATCGTCAAATTAAGTTTCCCCGCCCTCATCATCTTTGCCCTGATCGTGATACCTTCGGTTCTCGCCATCGACAACAACGATTACGTCTACTTCGATCTTTTCTCCGACGAACGGACAGCGATCGGTCAGGATGCCATAGCAATCACTGATACCTTCGGTGGCGCCTCCTCTCTTGTCCTCATGGTCCCGAAGGGAAATCTCGCAGAAGAGAAGGAAGTGCTTGATCAAATTGAGGAGATACCTAACGTCGTGTCGGTGATATCCTACGTAGGGACGGTCGGTGCGGAAATTCCGCAGGAGTATATTCCCGGAAGCACCCTTTCCGAACTGGAATCCGCCAACTACAGCAGGATGATCATCACTGTCGATACATCTCTCGAAGATCCCGAATCCTTTGCGGCGATCGAAAAGATCCGGGCGATCGGCGAAGACCATTATCCCGGAGCCTGGTATCTGGCAGGTGAGATTGCCAACGCATACGATATGAAATCCTTCATCGAAGAGGATAATCTCAAAATCGAGGCTGTCGGCATCATTGCGATCTGCATTGTCATTCTGATCGCATTCCGCTCATTCTCCCTCCCACTGATCCTCGTCCTCGTCATTAAATCGGCGATCTGGATCAACTGCGCACTACCCTACTTCCAGGGAGAACAGATGTTCTACATCTCGTATCTGGTCATCAGCTCCCTCCAGCTCGGCATCACCGTCGATTACGCGATTATGTTTACCAGTCGGTATGTCGAGTTTAGAAAACTCCACCCCAAGCGGGAGGCCGTCGAGCTGACCATCTCGAAGGCCGTGATCTCGATTCTTGTCTCCGCCTGCATTCTTCTGGTAGCCGGTCTTGCCTTGTGGATATTCTCCTCGAATGCTCTCTTAAGCGAAGTGGGGATGCTTGTTGGCAGAGGATCTATCCTTTCGATCCTTGCAGTGCTGTTCGTTTTGCCGGCTCTTCTCCTGATCTTCGATAAGATCATCCAGAAAACATCTCTGAACATGCAGTTTGTGCCTGATAAAACAGGAGTATAA
- a CDS encoding DUF3089 domain-containing protein, translated as MCMILIRLENSKKRCFSLGFLLLLCVSFIFTSGCISTDPSEQNSKPADLIDTGIDYSDPYNWLSLPNVSKEVDIFYVYPTVSSNETGSMPISDEGDRALAQGIFAAQASVYEPYGNVFAPYYRQMTTNVKMEDGMLATDTAEFKQGAADVEDAFEYYINNLNDGRPFIIAGHSQGTMALIELIKNKFGDDEELRSRLVAAYLIGYTVTDDDLAKAGLTAAEGPYDTGVVITYNTQSPTLVGRPMLMEGAHCINPLNWKTDSTYAPASENLGARFYNDSTGEFIREVVGYSDAQIDVETGALTTTIPEGEDLDIGSYPEGVYHRYDYAFWYRNLQQNVGDRINAYLLKT; from the coding sequence ATGTGTATGATCTTGATTCGATTGGAAAACAGTAAAAAACGATGTTTTTCTCTTGGTTTCCTCCTTCTTCTTTGTGTTAGTTTTATTTTTACATCAGGCTGCATCAGTACTGACCCTTCCGAACAGAACAGCAAACCAGCGGATCTTATAGATACCGGGATCGATTACTCCGATCCCTACAACTGGCTGTCTCTTCCGAACGTCTCCAAAGAGGTGGATATTTTTTACGTGTATCCAACCGTAAGCAGCAATGAAACCGGTTCGATGCCCATCTCCGATGAAGGGGATCGGGCCCTTGCCCAGGGTATTTTTGCAGCGCAGGCAAGTGTGTATGAGCCGTATGGAAACGTTTTCGCTCCGTATTACCGGCAGATGACTACGAACGTCAAGATGGAAGACGGTATGCTCGCGACCGATACCGCGGAATTCAAACAGGGGGCGGCTGACGTCGAGGATGCCTTTGAGTATTATATCAACAATCTCAATGACGGCCGGCCGTTCATAATTGCGGGACACAGTCAGGGAACGATGGCTCTTATTGAACTGATCAAGAATAAATTCGGTGACGACGAGGAACTTCGCAGCCGCCTGGTCGCCGCGTATCTCATCGGTTACACCGTAACGGATGACGATCTTGCCAAAGCCGGACTCACCGCCGCTGAGGGCCCCTACGACACCGGCGTTGTGATCACCTACAACACCCAGTCCCCAACATTGGTCGGCAGGCCCATGCTGATGGAGGGAGCACACTGCATAAATCCGTTAAACTGGAAGACCGATTCCACCTATGCCCCCGCCTCGGAAAATCTCGGCGCACGGTTTTATAATGATTCGACCGGGGAATTTATCCGTGAAGTCGTTGGCTACTCGGATGCCCAGATCGATGTAGAAACCGGAGCCCTGACAACAACGATCCCTGAAGGAGAAGATCTGGATATAGGGTCTTATCCCGAAGGAGTCTATCATAGGTACGACTATGCATTCTGGTACAGAAACCTGCAGCAGAATGTAGGCGACAGAATCAACGCGTATCTTCTGAAAACGTGA
- a CDS encoding DUF3089 domain-containing protein, whose translation MSENAGVDYSDPYNWLYLPQISKEVDVFYVYPTVSSHESGSMPIAEEGDRALARGFSATEASVYEPYGNVFTPYYRQMTSRVKMDDGDKLISDTKAFKQGARDIQDAFEYYLEHLSGGRPFILAGHSQGTMTLIELIKNRFRGDEELRSRLIAAYLIGYTVTDDDLSKAGLTGASGAYDTGVVITYNTQSPSAVGSFVLMEGAKCINPLNWKTDSTYAPATENLGARFYNVETGEFLREVIHYADAQIDLKTGALMATIPADEDLEPLPYFPKGVYHRYDYAFWYRNLQQNVGDRINTYLQKR comes from the coding sequence ATGTCTGAAAATGCAGGCGTCGATTATTCCGATCCTTACAACTGGCTGTATCTCCCGCAAATCTCGAAAGAGGTTGACGTTTTTTACGTATATCCAACGGTGAGCAGTCATGAATCAGGTTCGATGCCCATCGCTGAGGAAGGGGACCGGGCCCTTGCCCGGGGTTTTTCTGCAACCGAGGCAAGTGTATATGAACCGTACGGGAATGTATTCACGCCGTATTACCGTCAGATGACATCACGGGTCAAGATGGATGATGGCGATAAACTCATCTCCGACACAAAAGCGTTCAAACAGGGAGCCCGCGACATTCAGGACGCATTCGAGTATTACCTCGAGCACCTCAGCGGCGGCCGGCCGTTCATCCTTGCCGGACACAGTCAGGGAACGATGACGCTTATCGAGCTGATCAAAAACCGGTTCAGGGGCGATGAAGAACTGCGAAGCCGTCTGATCGCCGCATATCTCATTGGTTATACCGTAACGGATGACGATCTTTCCAAAGCCGGGCTCACCGGGGCTAGTGGTGCCTACGACACCGGCGTTGTTATCACATACAACACCCAGTCTCCATCAGCGGTCGGCAGCTTCGTTCTTATGGAAGGGGCGAAATGCATCAATCCTTTGAACTGGAAGACCGATTCGACCTATGCTCCCGCTACGGAGAATCTCGGCGCACGGTTCTACAATGTTGAAACAGGTGAGTTCCTGCGTGAGGTCATCCATTACGCCGATGCCCAGATCGATCTGAAAACCGGAGCGCTTATGGCCACGATCCCGGCAGACGAGGATCTGGAGCCCCTACCATATTTCCCCAAAGGAGTCTATCACCGGTACGACTATGCATTCTGGTACAGAAACCTTCAGCAGAATGTCGGCGACAGAATCAATACCTATCTCCAGAAAAGGTAG
- a CDS encoding NfeD family protein, producing MFELLLSPTVLPWVLIAIGAALLLIEASSPGFFMAVPGTAMIFLGVMDFFFGLEFLASPLGITLTVLAAFCAAVITVFLYKKLSPDQKPTTSGQDSIVGKTGFVTVEIVPDSISGKVEVDGVVWSAKCTDGTIPPGTKVEVTAASGVHLTVKKV from the coding sequence ATGTTTGAATTACTCCTCAGCCCTACAGTTTTACCATGGGTTTTAATTGCGATTGGAGCAGCACTTCTTCTTATCGAAGCCAGCTCGCCCGGATTTTTCATGGCAGTTCCAGGAACCGCCATGATTTTTCTCGGCGTCATGGACTTCTTCTTCGGGTTAGAGTTCCTTGCCTCCCCCTTGGGCATCACGCTGACCGTGCTTGCAGCGTTCTGTGCTGCGGTGATCACGGTCTTTTTGTACAAAAAACTCTCTCCCGATCAGAAACCCACTACCTCGGGACAGGACTCGATCGTTGGAAAAACCGGTTTTGTTACGGTGGAAATCGTCCCCGATTCCATCTCGGGCAAAGTAGAGGTCGACGGCGTCGTGTGGAGTGCAAAATGTACTGACGGGACTATCCCTCCCGGAACAAAAGTCGAGGTGACCGCGGCAAGCGGGGTCCACCTCACGGTAAAAAAGGTCTAA
- a CDS encoding SPFH domain-containing protein: MDAFTLLAIILVVIILFLFAKGVVIVQPYQKGLAVRLGTYTGQVNPGFKWVVPFITTVYKLDLRTHVIDVPSQEVITKDNSPTDVDAIIYVRVMDPERAFFEVSNYRQATVALAQTSLRGIIGDMELDEVLYNRDMINRRLRDILDKETDQWGVKIERVEIKEVNPIGAVKQAMTEQTAAERERRAAILRADGEKRAAILKAEGLRQSMILESEGERQSKILRAEGTRQSKILEAQGEAQGLRIVSLGSRTLDKRSITVLSLNAMQKMADGQATKIIFPFELTSLVKQGAKFLGGDDLAEVDEIPDIALDESILGDLPNKEEIAKAVESVKNASDLAKTPEDISD, from the coding sequence ATGGATGCATTTACATTACTTGCAATAATTTTAGTTGTCATCATCCTTTTCCTGTTTGCAAAAGGTGTTGTCATCGTTCAGCCGTATCAGAAAGGACTGGCCGTCCGTCTCGGAACCTACACGGGTCAGGTCAATCCGGGTTTCAAATGGGTCGTTCCATTCATCACGACCGTGTACAAACTCGATCTCAGGACCCATGTCATCGATGTCCCCTCCCAGGAAGTCATCACCAAAGATAACTCTCCGACCGATGTGGACGCGATCATTTATGTCCGCGTCATGGATCCGGAACGTGCCTTCTTCGAAGTATCGAATTACCGTCAGGCAACCGTAGCCCTTGCCCAGACAAGTCTTCGTGGAATCATCGGTGATATGGAGCTTGATGAAGTTCTCTACAACCGTGATATGATCAACCGCAGACTTCGGGACATCCTCGATAAGGAGACCGACCAGTGGGGTGTCAAGATCGAGCGTGTCGAGATCAAAGAGGTCAATCCGATCGGCGCCGTCAAACAGGCAATGACCGAACAGACCGCAGCCGAAAGGGAACGGCGTGCAGCAATCCTTCGTGCGGATGGAGAAAAGCGTGCCGCGATCCTTAAAGCCGAAGGTCTCAGGCAGAGTATGATCCTCGAGTCGGAGGGGGAACGTCAGAGTAAGATCCTTCGTGCGGAAGGTACCAGACAGAGTAAAATCCTTGAAGCTCAGGGTGAAGCCCAGGGGCTGAGGATTGTTTCGCTTGGTTCCCGCACGCTCGATAAACGTTCGATCACGGTTCTCTCCTTAAACGCCATGCAGAAGATGGCCGACGGTCAGGCGACTAAGATCATCTTCCCGTTCGAGCTTACCAGTCTGGTCAAGCAGGGTGCCAAGTTCCTCGGCGGAGACGATCTTGCAGAGGTTGACGAGATCCCAGATATTGCTCTGGATGAGAGCATCTTAGGAGATCTCCCGAACAAGGAGGAAATCGCCAAAGCAGTCGAATCGGTGAAAAACGCAAGCGATCTTGCAAAAACACCGGAAGATATCTCCGACTGA
- a CDS encoding DUF432 domain-containing protein — protein sequence MALKILHSGGRKKERETVTYEHDNGSDLKQFGYGTFPIDYAVNFEGITLGVDLDRGMYHYKRALGDWKTDINISVNGGHMLIHPVEPLNLPDNLTDFMEIRFDPIKIEPSGLCVIFVTMPIEIGVFLESPSGSSDVVDIVSYVYPKYSLYGGSNRGVVTRFNESKVYYYPPAMKNYEAGLLKLEIENRSDEWATVGRVVIFQKGLYLYFDENLVAASAEMKILSPDVAVVTGVDTPVRQGMTRSNRLFKTRKLTPFYNVTGMLNDTAFTMDMGLI from the coding sequence ATGGCATTGAAAATACTCCATTCCGGTGGTCGGAAAAAAGAAAGAGAGACCGTTACCTACGAGCACGATAACGGGAGCGATCTGAAGCAGTTTGGCTACGGCACATTCCCGATCGACTATGCGGTCAACTTCGAAGGTATCACTCTTGGCGTTGATCTGGACAGAGGTATGTATCATTACAAACGGGCTCTCGGGGACTGGAAAACCGATATCAATATCTCCGTCAACGGCGGCCATATGCTCATCCACCCCGTCGAACCGCTCAACCTCCCCGACAACCTCACCGACTTCATGGAGATCAGATTCGATCCGATCAAGATCGAACCCTCAGGACTCTGCGTCATCTTCGTTACGATGCCTATCGAGATCGGCGTTTTTCTCGAGTCCCCAAGCGGATCTTCCGATGTCGTCGACATCGTATCCTATGTATATCCCAAATACTCTCTCTATGGGGGATCAAACCGCGGTGTCGTAACCAGATTCAATGAAAGCAAAGTGTATTATTACCCGCCGGCGATGAAAAACTACGAGGCAGGTCTGCTGAAACTTGAGATCGAAAACAGATCGGATGAATGGGCCACTGTTGGGAGAGTCGTCATCTTCCAGAAAGGTCTCTACCTCTACTTTGATGAAAATCTCGTCGCCGCTTCAGCCGAGATGAAGATCCTCAGCCCCGACGTGGCGGTCGTGACCGGGGTCGATACTCCGGTTCGTCAGGGCATGACCCGGTCGAACCGGCTCTTTAAAACCCGCAAACTCACGCCGTTCTATAATGTGACCGGCATGCTCAACGACACCGCCTTTACGATGGATATGGGGCTGATCTGA
- a CDS encoding mechanosensitive ion channel: MADNITEILVGNAFLDTPLFGEVTYGNLLAAILILVVTYVVARVLSVIVMRVLAGKVEVSNSTFLAKIVRWLTYFVGIVAISPFLHIDFSGLMVAGGIVAVAISFASQSTLSNFVAGVLLMFERPVGVGDNISVNNTEGYVEDIGILSTTIRTYSGIYVRIPNESMFTSDITNYVAHIARRFDYDIGIRYSDDADKAIKVIKGIIEKHPYALKNPGPSVYVDELGNNSINLKVRIWAPSAFWWDVRTDLLWKIFQALRKADIDIPFPQLTLWYGQEPPKPAKIGKGSGFTPQEVLGKSEVSPENAVKVVK; encoded by the coding sequence ATGGCGGACAACATCACCGAGATCCTCGTCGGGAATGCATTCCTGGACACTCCCCTCTTCGGCGAGGTGACCTACGGCAATCTGTTAGCGGCCATCCTCATTCTGGTTGTAACGTATGTCGTAGCAAGAGTTCTTTCCGTCATCGTCATGCGTGTCCTTGCCGGGAAAGTCGAGGTAAGCAACAGTACGTTTCTTGCAAAGATCGTTCGATGGTTAACCTACTTCGTTGGTATCGTTGCGATAAGTCCGTTCCTGCATATAGACTTCTCTGGTCTGATGGTTGCCGGAGGAATCGTGGCCGTGGCGATAAGTTTTGCGTCACAAAGCACGCTTTCCAACTTCGTTGCCGGCGTTCTGCTGATGTTCGAGAGACCGGTAGGAGTTGGCGACAATATCAGCGTGAACAATACCGAAGGCTATGTCGAGGACATAGGTATTTTGTCCACTACGATCCGTACCTACAGCGGGATCTATGTCCGTATCCCGAATGAGTCGATGTTCACCTCCGATATCACGAATTATGTGGCTCATATCGCCCGGAGGTTCGATTACGATATCGGGATCAGATACTCGGATGATGCGGATAAAGCGATCAAAGTCATCAAAGGCATCATCGAGAAACATCCGTATGCCCTGAAAAATCCGGGCCCTTCGGTGTATGTGGACGAACTCGGCAACAACAGTATCAACCTGAAGGTCAGGATCTGGGCCCCGTCTGCCTTCTGGTGGGATGTGAGGACCGATCTGTTGTGGAAGATTTTCCAGGCCCTGCGCAAAGCCGATATCGACATTCCGTTCCCGCAGCTGACGCTTTGGTACGGTCAGGAACCGCCGAAACCCGCCAAGATTGGCAAGGGTAGCGGCTTCACCCCGCAGGAAGTTCTTGGAAAAAGCGAGGTCTCCCCCGAAAACGCCGTGAAGGTGGTCAAATAA
- a CDS encoding HEAT repeat domain-containing protein → MDTIDVIARLSAENLDQRHEAVMDLAALGKSDPETVVPEIISAFKTGSMNLRWYLGRALIRIGPSVIPFLVAASEKETDMSVQKYYGAVFAVFGPEAVSTLVDLFSSKNPTTRGMAAAALEKIGDPSIPSLKEAAKSSDVTVKSCAILTLAKFQIYDY, encoded by the coding sequence ATGGACACGATAGACGTAATTGCCCGGCTCTCTGCTGAAAATCTGGATCAGCGTCACGAGGCAGTAATGGATCTCGCGGCTCTCGGGAAAAGCGATCCGGAGACGGTCGTTCCTGAGATAATTTCGGCATTCAAGACCGGGTCGATGAATCTTCGCTGGTATCTCGGCCGTGCCCTGATTCGGATCGGGCCATCCGTTATCCCCTTCCTTGTCGCCGCTTCGGAAAAGGAGACGGACATGTCTGTCCAGAAGTATTACGGAGCGGTGTTCGCCGTGTTCGGACCCGAGGCCGTATCAACGCTTGTGGATCTTTTCTCGTCGAAAAACCCGACGACCCGGGGCATGGCGGCCGCCGCCCTTGAAAAGATCGGCGACCCTTCTATTCCCTCCTTGAAGGAAGCTGCCAAAAGTTCCGACGTTACCGTGAAAAGCTGTGCTATCCTGACGCTCGCAAAATTCCAGATATACGATTACTGA